The Daucus carota subsp. sativus chromosome 7, DH1 v3.0, whole genome shotgun sequence genome window below encodes:
- the LOC108193953 gene encoding uncharacterized protein LOC108193953 isoform X3, with product MQRLEIHVKTLLGARAEDKKRIQELERELSNCSQELDYLQDQLNSRNTEVQSLGDRVHTLELKLADVENLELMGRQMTEELEKSNSDVLFLNQELENKEIELQQSNLRIESLEESILSVSLDYQCEIESMKFELMTFEQSCFEASKIQEEAAQENGRLDQLNQDLEVQIQDCREVIKCLSEENKELREKLIISESKATEICMTIEEKFPDMLNKDGHPLPSELKNDARWDVGRVSFSDLEDKFEKMSSSIIKYEARVRQLKEELREQKFKANEEAEDLAQEMAELRYQMNGLLEEECKRRAHVEQISIQRIAELEAQIEMERKISDNSGRLSLELKD from the exons ATGCAGAGGCTGGAAATACATGTTAAGACATTACTGGGAGCTCGAGCAGAGGACAAGAAACGGATTCAAGAGCTGGAAAGAGAACTCAGTAACTGCTCTCAAGAATTAG ATTACCTGCAGGATCAACTGAACTCTAGGAACACAGAGGTTCAGTCTCTTGGTGATCGTGTACATACCCTAGAGTTAAAACTTGCAGATGTGGAGAATTTGGAGTTGATGGGTCGCCAAATGACAGAGGAGTTGGAGAAGTCCAACTCAGACGTATTGTTCCTGAATCAAGAATTAGAAAACAAAGAAATTGAGCTCCAGCAGTCAAATTTACGTATAGAGAGCCTGGAAGAGTCAATTTTATCAGTTTCATTAGATTACCAATGTGAGATAGAGAGCATGAAGTTTGAGTTGATGACCTTTGAGCAAAGTTGTTTTGAAGCTAGCAAAATTCAAGAAGAAGCTGCTCAAGAAAACGGCAGACTGGATCAGTTAAATCAAGACTTGGAGGTTCAGATCCAGGACTGTAGGGAGGttattaaatgcttaagtgagGAAAATAAAGAACTGAGGGAGAAGCTTATAATATCTGAGAGTAAAGCCACTGAAATCTGCATGACGATAGAAGAAAAATTTCCAGATATGCTGAATAAGGATGGCCACCCGTTGCCAAGTGAATTGAAGAACGATGCAAG ATGGGATGTGGGAAGAGTATCATTTTCTGATTTGGAAGACAAGTTTGAAAAGATGTCGTCTAGCATAATTAAGTATGAAGCACGAGTAAGGCAACTTAAG GAAGAACTGAGAGAGCAGAAGTTCAAAGCAAACGAAGAAGCAGAGGATTTAGCTCAAGAAATGGCTGAGCTAAGGTATCAAATGAATGGATTGCTTGAAGAAGAGTGCAAACGGCGTGCTCACGTCGAGCAAATATCCATACAAAGAATAGCTGAGTTGGAGGCACAG ATAGAAATGGAACGGAAGATATCTGATAATAGTGGCAGACTATCGTTAGAGCTCAAAGATTGA
- the LOC108193953 gene encoding uncharacterized protein LOC108193953 isoform X4, with the protein MSSDSDSSRNSFDIDDLSQIQARCRELRKEKDSLNASQSQSFQLIKRLEIHVKTLLGARAEDKKRIQELERELSNCSQELDYLQDQLNSRNTEVQSLGDRVHTLELKLADVENLELMGRQMTEELEKSNSDVLFLNQELENKEIELQQSNLRIESLEESILSVSLDYQCEIESMKFELMTFEQSCFEASKIQEEAAQENGRLDQLNQDLEVQIQDCREVIKCLSEENKELREKLIISESKATEICMTIEEKFPDMLNKDGHPLPSELKNDARWDVGRVSFSDLEDKFEKMSSSIIKYEARVRQLKN; encoded by the exons ATGTCTAGTGATTCTGATAGCAGCAGGAACTCTTTCGACATTGATGATCTATCACAGATTCAGGCAAGATGCAGAGAG CTGAGGAAGGAGAAGGATTCGCTGAATGCATCGCAATCGCAAAGCTTTCAGTTGATTAAA AGGCTGGAAATACATGTTAAGACATTACTGGGAGCTCGAGCAGAGGACAAGAAACGGATTCAAGAGCTGGAAAGAGAACTCAGTAACTGCTCTCAAGAATTAG ATTACCTGCAGGATCAACTGAACTCTAGGAACACAGAGGTTCAGTCTCTTGGTGATCGTGTACATACCCTAGAGTTAAAACTTGCAGATGTGGAGAATTTGGAGTTGATGGGTCGCCAAATGACAGAGGAGTTGGAGAAGTCCAACTCAGACGTATTGTTCCTGAATCAAGAATTAGAAAACAAAGAAATTGAGCTCCAGCAGTCAAATTTACGTATAGAGAGCCTGGAAGAGTCAATTTTATCAGTTTCATTAGATTACCAATGTGAGATAGAGAGCATGAAGTTTGAGTTGATGACCTTTGAGCAAAGTTGTTTTGAAGCTAGCAAAATTCAAGAAGAAGCTGCTCAAGAAAACGGCAGACTGGATCAGTTAAATCAAGACTTGGAGGTTCAGATCCAGGACTGTAGGGAGGttattaaatgcttaagtgagGAAAATAAAGAACTGAGGGAGAAGCTTATAATATCTGAGAGTAAAGCCACTGAAATCTGCATGACGATAGAAGAAAAATTTCCAGATATGCTGAATAAGGATGGCCACCCGTTGCCAAGTGAATTGAAGAACGATGCAAG ATGGGATGTGGGAAGAGTATCATTTTCTGATTTGGAAGACAAGTTTGAAAAGATGTCGTCTAGCATAATTAAGTATGAAGCACGAGTAAGGCAACTTAAG AACTGA
- the LOC108193953 gene encoding uncharacterized protein LOC108193953 isoform X2 — MSSDSDSSRNSFDIDDLSQIQARCRELRKEKDSLNASQSQSFQLIKRLEIHVKTLLGARAEDKKRIQELERELSNCSQELDYLQDQLNSRNTEVQSLGDRVHTLELKLADVENLELMGRQMTEELEKSNSDVLFLNQELENKEIELQQSNLRIESLEESILSVSLDYQCEIESMKFELMTFEQSCFEASKIQEEAAQENGRLDQLNQDLEVQIQDCREVIKCLSEENKELREKLIISESKATEICMTIEEKFPDMLNKDGHPLPSELKNDARWDVGRVSFSDLEDKFEKMSSSIIKYEARVRQLKEELREQKFKANEEAEDLAQEMAELRYQMNGLLEEECKRRAHVEQISIQRIAELEAQKWNGRYLIIVADYR, encoded by the exons ATGTCTAGTGATTCTGATAGCAGCAGGAACTCTTTCGACATTGATGATCTATCACAGATTCAGGCAAGATGCAGAGAG CTGAGGAAGGAGAAGGATTCGCTGAATGCATCGCAATCGCAAAGCTTTCAGTTGATTAAA AGGCTGGAAATACATGTTAAGACATTACTGGGAGCTCGAGCAGAGGACAAGAAACGGATTCAAGAGCTGGAAAGAGAACTCAGTAACTGCTCTCAAGAATTAG ATTACCTGCAGGATCAACTGAACTCTAGGAACACAGAGGTTCAGTCTCTTGGTGATCGTGTACATACCCTAGAGTTAAAACTTGCAGATGTGGAGAATTTGGAGTTGATGGGTCGCCAAATGACAGAGGAGTTGGAGAAGTCCAACTCAGACGTATTGTTCCTGAATCAAGAATTAGAAAACAAAGAAATTGAGCTCCAGCAGTCAAATTTACGTATAGAGAGCCTGGAAGAGTCAATTTTATCAGTTTCATTAGATTACCAATGTGAGATAGAGAGCATGAAGTTTGAGTTGATGACCTTTGAGCAAAGTTGTTTTGAAGCTAGCAAAATTCAAGAAGAAGCTGCTCAAGAAAACGGCAGACTGGATCAGTTAAATCAAGACTTGGAGGTTCAGATCCAGGACTGTAGGGAGGttattaaatgcttaagtgagGAAAATAAAGAACTGAGGGAGAAGCTTATAATATCTGAGAGTAAAGCCACTGAAATCTGCATGACGATAGAAGAAAAATTTCCAGATATGCTGAATAAGGATGGCCACCCGTTGCCAAGTGAATTGAAGAACGATGCAAG ATGGGATGTGGGAAGAGTATCATTTTCTGATTTGGAAGACAAGTTTGAAAAGATGTCGTCTAGCATAATTAAGTATGAAGCACGAGTAAGGCAACTTAAG GAAGAACTGAGAGAGCAGAAGTTCAAAGCAAACGAAGAAGCAGAGGATTTAGCTCAAGAAATGGCTGAGCTAAGGTATCAAATGAATGGATTGCTTGAAGAAGAGTGCAAACGGCGTGCTCACGTCGAGCAAATATCCATACAAAGAATAGCTGAGTTGGAGGCACAG AAATGGAACGGAAGATATCTGATAATAGTGGCAGACTATCGTTAG
- the LOC108195424 gene encoding zinc finger protein ZAT9 — MEKDHEANYLCKLCSKSFPCGRSLGGHMRSHVIYPTDQEKVPKVKRVPAGDKGGTNTLVESDGAAYGLRENPKKTYRFKDSSEDTPLHVNKICKECGKDFESWKALFGHVKCHSDKITRTGVVEQDSWTSADQSENGKAKPRKKRSVRGTKRHFKMESSGTTATSSSISYNANASSSVSENEQEQEEVALCLIMLSKDVTSWSGLKSIGESSVKTNKSEIKAGGLIMLNDKLKSKVVEELEFQVSEVGMERTLINASKSDEKTDLGIKKITSSKRKFLDITETEYKVKSTEMVKKELDKRKKYECPSCNRAFNTFQALGGHRASHKKMNGCFGMKNDHENGPDNSSPMAHEVTAEASSGTKKLSKEGSHECLICFKVFSSGQALGGHKRSHLIAEAKQNQNQNQNQNQNTTSSSIVIKPVPEIRDFLDLNLPAPDEDDTSTSELGFRQWWLGSNHHETLLGLL; from the coding sequence ATGGAAAAAGATCATGAAGCAAACTATCTGTGTAAATTGTGCAGCAAAAGCTTCCCTTGTGGAAGATCCTTGGGAGGTCACATGAGGTCTCATGTGATTTATCCAACTGATCAAGAAAAGGTTCCCAAAGTGAAAAGGGTGCCTGCAGGTGATAAGGGTGGTACCAACACTTTAGTGGAGTCTGATGGAGCTGCTTATGGTCTCAGAGAGAACCCGAAGAAGACATATCGGTTTAAAGATTCGAGTGAAGATACTCCACTTCATGTCAATAAAATTTGCAAGGAATGTGGAAAAGATTTTGAGTCTTGGAAGGCCTTATTTGGGCATGTGAAGTGTCATTCTGATAAAATTACGCGTACTGGTGTGGTTGAACAAGATTCTTGGACTAGTGCTGATCAATCCGAAAATGGGAAGGCAAAGCCAAGGAAAAAGAGATCAGTGAGAGGAACAAAAAGGCACTTTAAGATGGAAAGCTCTGGTACTACTGCAACTTCATCTTCTATATCTTATAATGCAAATGCTTCATCATCTGTTTCTGAGAATGagcaagaacaagaagaagttgctTTGTGTTTGattatgctttctaaggatGTGACTAGTTGGAGTGGTCTAAAATCTATTGGTGAGTCCTCTGTTAAAACGAACAAATCAGAAATCAAAGCTGGTGGGCTAATTATGCTCAATGATAAACTGAAGTCTAAAGTGGTTGAGGAATTGGAGTTCCAGGTGTCTGAAGTAGGGATGGAGAGGACTTTGATAAATGCAAGTAAATCCGATGAGAAAACTGATTTGGGAATCAAGAAAATTACTTCAAGTAAGAGGAAATTTCTTGATATTACAGAAACTGAATATAAAGTGAAAAGCACTGAAATGGTCAAGAAAGAATTGGATAAGAGGAAAAAATACGAGTGCCCCTCTTGTAACAGGGCTTTCAACACATTCCAGGCGCTTGGAGGTCACAGGGCAAGTCACAAGAAGATGAATGGCTGCTTTGGCATGAAAAACGATCACGAAAACGGGCCTGACAACAGTAGCCCCATGGCTCATGAAGTGACTGCAGAAGCAAGCAGTGGAACAAAGAAGTTGAGCAAGGAAGGCTCACATGAATGCCTAATCTGCTTCAAAGTTTTTTCGTCTGGACAGGCCTTGGGCGGACACAAGAGATCACATTTGATCGCGGAAGCCAAGCAGAACCAGAATCAGAACCAGAACCAGAACCAGAACACAACAAGTAGCAGCATTGTCATAAAACCAGTTCCAGAGATTCGCGACTTTCTTGATCTCAATCTGCCTGCTCCAGATGAGGACGATACAAGTACTTCTGAGCTCGGGTTTCGCCAATGGTGGCTAGGAAGTAACCACCATGAGACCCTGCTTGGTCTGCTTTAA
- the LOC108193953 gene encoding uncharacterized protein LOC108193953 isoform X1 — translation MSSDSDSSRNSFDIDDLSQIQARCRELRKEKDSLNASQSQSFQLIKRLEIHVKTLLGARAEDKKRIQELERELSNCSQELDYLQDQLNSRNTEVQSLGDRVHTLELKLADVENLELMGRQMTEELEKSNSDVLFLNQELENKEIELQQSNLRIESLEESILSVSLDYQCEIESMKFELMTFEQSCFEASKIQEEAAQENGRLDQLNQDLEVQIQDCREVIKCLSEENKELREKLIISESKATEICMTIEEKFPDMLNKDGHPLPSELKNDARWDVGRVSFSDLEDKFEKMSSSIIKYEARVRQLKEELREQKFKANEEAEDLAQEMAELRYQMNGLLEEECKRRAHVEQISIQRIAELEAQIEMERKISDNSGRLSLELKD, via the exons ATGTCTAGTGATTCTGATAGCAGCAGGAACTCTTTCGACATTGATGATCTATCACAGATTCAGGCAAGATGCAGAGAG CTGAGGAAGGAGAAGGATTCGCTGAATGCATCGCAATCGCAAAGCTTTCAGTTGATTAAA AGGCTGGAAATACATGTTAAGACATTACTGGGAGCTCGAGCAGAGGACAAGAAACGGATTCAAGAGCTGGAAAGAGAACTCAGTAACTGCTCTCAAGAATTAG ATTACCTGCAGGATCAACTGAACTCTAGGAACACAGAGGTTCAGTCTCTTGGTGATCGTGTACATACCCTAGAGTTAAAACTTGCAGATGTGGAGAATTTGGAGTTGATGGGTCGCCAAATGACAGAGGAGTTGGAGAAGTCCAACTCAGACGTATTGTTCCTGAATCAAGAATTAGAAAACAAAGAAATTGAGCTCCAGCAGTCAAATTTACGTATAGAGAGCCTGGAAGAGTCAATTTTATCAGTTTCATTAGATTACCAATGTGAGATAGAGAGCATGAAGTTTGAGTTGATGACCTTTGAGCAAAGTTGTTTTGAAGCTAGCAAAATTCAAGAAGAAGCTGCTCAAGAAAACGGCAGACTGGATCAGTTAAATCAAGACTTGGAGGTTCAGATCCAGGACTGTAGGGAGGttattaaatgcttaagtgagGAAAATAAAGAACTGAGGGAGAAGCTTATAATATCTGAGAGTAAAGCCACTGAAATCTGCATGACGATAGAAGAAAAATTTCCAGATATGCTGAATAAGGATGGCCACCCGTTGCCAAGTGAATTGAAGAACGATGCAAG ATGGGATGTGGGAAGAGTATCATTTTCTGATTTGGAAGACAAGTTTGAAAAGATGTCGTCTAGCATAATTAAGTATGAAGCACGAGTAAGGCAACTTAAG GAAGAACTGAGAGAGCAGAAGTTCAAAGCAAACGAAGAAGCAGAGGATTTAGCTCAAGAAATGGCTGAGCTAAGGTATCAAATGAATGGATTGCTTGAAGAAGAGTGCAAACGGCGTGCTCACGTCGAGCAAATATCCATACAAAGAATAGCTGAGTTGGAGGCACAG ATAGAAATGGAACGGAAGATATCTGATAATAGTGGCAGACTATCGTTAGAGCTCAAAGATTGA